The sequence below is a genomic window from Pempheris klunzingeri isolate RE-2024b chromosome 12, fPemKlu1.hap1, whole genome shotgun sequence.
tagaaacaaaacaattccACTTACTTGGAAATAAAACCTGAAATAGAGAGAATTAGTTACAAATGATTTTACTTACCTCGAGACCAAACCtgcaaaggagaaaaagagagaaaaactcaGGATAGGCAATTCCACTTAATTGGAAAGACAAACATAGAAAGaggaattaaaaacaaatctcagCTAAAGAGTAATAACCCACAAGGAAGGGAATATTGAGATGATATACTTAACTGGAAATGGTGAAATATAacgacgtgcgtaggcccgtgcctAGCCTTTGGCTCCCCACTTTCAACTGCCGAGTCGTCGGACGAGGTGGGGGGAATCATCGAGATAGCTCACATCTTAACCTTTAGGGACCCAccccttctcttttttcccccccttccCCACCCTcttctccttttattttttcatcacatcctctccccttcattttcttttcaccttACTACCCCCTCTCCCTGGTCTCTCTTCACTACAACCAATTCCCTCTTTTAAATTTCTGGTTTTATCCTTCCTTTAACAGACTCCCCCCAGAGGATTtttattcatcccccaaagtctcttgtttctttcctttgtcCTTCTTCCCTTCCCCCTCTTTTTAGATCCTTTTATTCCTCTcttaaatctttttatttattaggaCAAGCGGCTTAAGGACCTACTGTCCCCGAGGCCCGTGCACTTCCAAGTCCCGAAAGGAGACTTGGACATATtcccctaacctaaccctaacccctcctTACTAACCCTTAGAATTATGGAACTCCACATTCAGACTTCATGTCTAGTAGATACAAATGTGGGTTAAAATTATGGAATTACAAATTCACGTCTAGTAGATACAAATGTGGGTTAAAATTATGGAATTACAAATTCACGTCTAGTAGTTATATTTACAACCTAACAGACAGGGTTTTTAGTTATTATCTGAATGGAGGCAAAGGCTGAGGTGTGTGTAAGAGATTCTAAAGCCACTTCACATTAGCCACAGATATGAACTCTGCAAGGAGATAAAACCAGCTGGCTCTGTCACGGATCAATAGAAAACTTTTGCAGGGGACAAATAGATGTTTGAACAAGTTCAACTTCAGTGTCCAAAGTGCaagaaaaatgttaatgccCTCATTTGTCAAATGATTGGCCAGCTTGTCATGACTCAGCAAAAGCACTTGCTGACTCTTCGGTGCGAGATCAAATCATGACTCAGCAGAAACACTTCTGTACAGACAGTTTTGGACAAGTAGACGTCAGTTCTGTTTGTCCTCAAATcaatcatcagtgtgtgtgtgtgtgtgtgtgtgtgtgtgtgtgaccagatAATAAAAGTCCAGCTTCGTTCCTCTAAATTCTCAGTTGTTGCTGCTTGTTGAGTTGCAtcgacagaaaaaaagaaacatgaagttttacctggtgctgctgcttctgatGCCTCTCtgctcaggtaacacacacacacacacacacacacacacacacaattagctCTTTAAACTGAAGGGAGGATAACCAGGGATGAAGAATGCAAGAATATTATGCTTGTAAAGACGTTCAAGCGATCCAGCTTTTCCTTTTCACTGGGTACTTTACTTTTAGGTGAATCTAGCATAAATGTAGTCTTATCATGTTTGATTGTATGCTCTTCTGTTCTAATTTCTTCCAACTTTTAACTATTCTTATTTTGtaccatttttaaaaagaggcGATGGATAAGAAAGTATGTTATGTGATATAAGACACTACTGATGACTATAAGAATAACTTTAAGCTACAACATTAATGGCATTAAATGTGAGTACACAATAATGGAACATTGTACCACCAAGTTAATTTATCCAAACCAACACtatctaaccatccatccatccatccatccattatctataccgcttatccgtcagggtcgcggagggagctggagcctatcccagctgactttgggtgagaggcggggtacaccctggactggtcgccagccaactATGGGttttatcactaaggaaggtttttagtctactctgaaatgtagagagggtgtctgcccccaaaacccagactggaaggaggttccacaggagaggagcctgatagctgaaagctctggctcctgaactactttagaGGATTTAAGGAACCACCActaggcctgcagtctgggagcgcagtgctctagtggggtagtacggtactatgagctctttaagaaaTGATGGAggctgaacattaagagctttggaggtgaggagaaggattttaaactccaTTCTAGaatttactggaagccagtgaagagaagccagtacaggagaaatatggtctcttctcttagttctggtcagaacaggagcagcagcgttctggaccagctggagagtctttaaggacttattggggcagcctgataataaggaacagaaataatccaacctggaagtgactaatgtgtggactaggTTTTCATCATCCTCTGTTCCTCAGGTTATATCACCCTCTTGttatttgtgtatgtttaacATGCATTAACCTGCTCAGGCATTGCAGAGCAATGTGCTAGTGGAAAAATACAGTCAGTGAAATCAGAAATTTGAAAATTGACAAAAGCCAGCCATAATAGGTCAGGGGACCctaaagctttttttaaaagtagATGTCCTGATTTCAGgatgttttgtttaaaatgtccaTTTTAAGAACCAGAGACAAGCAAAGACTTGTaccattagcattagcatcctGTCTTCAGTATATAGCTGACTATCAGGTCAAAATAATGTCTGTGGAACACCACATAACTTTATTCTGAACTTAACAACTAACTATAAGTATTAAATCTGAGAACACCTCCAGCAGGATCATCCAacaatacacaataaaacataccCTGTTAAACCATCACTCAGGTGTGTCTAAGGTGTCACCTGaccagctgtgtttttgttgcagctCATGAGTTTTACATCCAGTGTTATGGTGAGGACTTCTTGATGGTCAACAACCAGCTTCTAGACTGCACCAGCAAAGTCCAACAGGCCTGCTACACCAGAGGTGAGTCCTCTACCTGCTCACTcagactctgcctcctctgaAGAAAATGTAGGTGAGCCAGTCAGGTGTGCTCATCAGACACAGGCTGGACTTCCAGGGTCAGGCTGAGATCAGGCTTCGTAAGGATGATGTGGATTGTGGCGTGCGTGGAGGCTGTGATGATGCGTTTCCTATTTGCTGTTACAGATAACGGAGAGAAAGGCTGCACTCGGCTGGAGAACTGCTCTAAACCCAACTGGACCTGCTGCCACACCGACCGCTGTAACCAATCACAGCCAAGgaaacaatgacaatgacatcATGAAACCATATGATGTGAAATAaacttcccataatgcaatgtGTCGTTTATCTGAGCTCTGTgtgtaaacataaatatttaccAGTTTCTGGACCCTGAATCGTGACTCAATGTCTCTGTGAACATACAATTAGCTAGTGAGGGTTAATTAGGTTTAGGTTGTCATGGTTAGTTAGGGATATGGTTAGTTGGCATGAGATACTAAGGGTTATTTAGGGTTAGATAAAGTGTTAGTTAGATAGGGTTAGATTGTTAAAGTAAATTAGGGATTTAGAGGGTTAGGATTGGATGACTACAGTAAGTGCTAGATAGTTAGGTTAGATAGATAGGGTTAGAGTTAGATTACTAGGGCTAGTTTGTTAGGATTTGGGTTAGGGTTCGATAGTTAACATGAATTAGTTACAGGGTGACATAGTTACGATTAAAAGGTTTGGGTTGAAAATTTTCACAGCCTTTAATTTCATAAAGGTTAGGGTAAACAGTTATTTAGGGCTAGACAGTTaggattggttaggtttagataTCAAAGGTTTGATTGTAAGGTctagagggttagggttagttagGGGTAGTCAGGGTTAGATATAGATGGTTAGGGTTACGGTTAGGGTTTGATAGTTAAGGttagttagagtttagttaaGCTAGTTTGTTAGGGTCAGGTGTTAAGCGAACATTTTACAGCcttttgtttcatattcactCAGTCTGATATTTTCTGACTGCAGAAGGGT
It includes:
- the LOC139211263 gene encoding uncharacterized protein — protein: MKFYLVLLLLMPLCSAHEFYIQCYGEDFLMVNNQLLDCTSKVQQACYTRDNGEKGCTRLENCSKPNWTCCHTDRCNQSQPRKQ